One genomic window of Spirochaetae bacterium HGW-Spirochaetae-1 includes the following:
- a CDS encoding endopeptidase La codes for MKKNIDFTKRYPLLPLRDVVVFPHMIVPLFVGREKSVNALDKAMKGDRLIVLATQMDAQISVPERKNLYDVGTIAEILQLLKLPDGTIKVLVEGVARGYLSEFDAEDEVLEVQVKEIERNIEAGPDAQALRKALVDVFEKYIKLNKKVPKEALTTASSIEDISQLADVIASHVEMRIEFKQAVLDIGNAAERITKLIELINGEIEVMYIEKKIQGQVRKQMEKTQKEYYLNEQMKVIKRELGSGDDEVDEITELKNSIEEAKMSTEAKAKALQELKRLEKMPPMSAESAVVRTYIEWLRDVPWHKRTRDRKDIEQSMEILNEDHYGLEEVKERIVEYLAVSQLSKKLKGPILCFVGPPGVGKTSLGKSVARALGRKFIRMSLGGVRDEAEIRGHRRTYVGALPGRVIQMMKKAGTVNPVILLDEIDKMSMDFRGDPSSALLEVLDPEQNFAFIDHYMEVTYDLTDVMFITTANAQHKIPAPLQDRMEIIEISSYTEPEKLRIAMEFLLKKQIEENGIRQENLEFGEESILYTIRHYTREAGVRSLERVIAKICRKVAREVVANDINFKKVITQQVLQEYLGPIKFKYMVKELKNEVGLANGLAWTEVGGDILNIEASLVRGKGKLTLTGKLGEVMQESAQAAFTYVRSNHQFFNVEDEVLQEHDVHLHVPEGAIPKDGPSAGITMGVVLSSLLSNIPIRCDVAMTGEITLRGKVLPIGGLKEKILAAHRGHIKHVIIPKDNEKDLEKIPVYVREQMIFHPVSTMEEVLFLALEKPEKFFKDVEKTKRLYKQWKDTLGDWIVDVSSIAFDESTIQM; via the coding sequence ATGAAAAAAAATATAGATTTTACAAAACGATATCCACTGCTTCCACTCAGGGATGTAGTGGTGTTTCCCCACATGATCGTGCCGCTTTTTGTCGGCCGGGAAAAATCGGTGAACGCTCTTGACAAGGCCATGAAAGGCGATCGTCTCATTGTACTAGCCACGCAGATGGATGCACAGATAAGTGTTCCCGAAAGAAAAAACCTCTATGACGTCGGCACTATTGCGGAAATACTCCAGCTTTTAAAGCTTCCTGATGGAACCATCAAGGTCCTGGTGGAAGGTGTTGCCCGTGGATATCTCTCGGAATTCGATGCTGAAGATGAAGTGTTAGAGGTTCAGGTTAAGGAAATAGAGCGTAATATTGAAGCCGGTCCCGACGCCCAGGCGTTGAGAAAAGCGCTTGTTGACGTATTTGAAAAATACATAAAACTGAATAAGAAAGTCCCCAAGGAAGCACTCACAACGGCGTCAAGCATCGAAGATATTTCTCAGCTGGCCGATGTCATCGCCTCCCATGTGGAAATGAGAATAGAGTTTAAACAGGCTGTTCTGGATATCGGCAACGCAGCCGAGCGCATCACCAAACTTATTGAACTTATCAATGGCGAAATAGAGGTGATGTATATTGAGAAAAAGATACAGGGTCAGGTTCGCAAACAGATGGAGAAGACCCAGAAGGAATACTATCTCAATGAACAGATGAAGGTTATCAAGCGGGAACTCGGCAGCGGCGATGATGAGGTCGATGAAATCACCGAGCTTAAAAATTCCATTGAAGAAGCTAAAATGAGCACCGAGGCTAAGGCCAAGGCTCTGCAGGAATTAAAGAGACTGGAGAAGATGCCCCCCATGTCGGCCGAGTCCGCTGTCGTGCGCACTTACATTGAATGGCTAAGGGATGTACCGTGGCATAAACGCACACGGGACAGGAAGGATATTGAGCAGTCCATGGAGATACTCAATGAAGACCATTACGGCCTCGAAGAGGTGAAGGAACGGATTGTTGAATATCTCGCCGTAAGCCAGCTGTCCAAGAAACTCAAAGGCCCCATCCTGTGTTTCGTGGGCCCTCCCGGTGTGGGAAAAACCTCGCTTGGGAAGAGTGTGGCCCGCGCTCTCGGCAGGAAATTTATAAGAATGTCCCTGGGAGGAGTTCGTGATGAGGCCGAGATCCGGGGTCACCGGAGAACCTATGTGGGTGCTCTTCCCGGCAGGGTCATACAAATGATGAAGAAGGCGGGGACGGTAAATCCTGTTATCCTCCTCGACGAGATAGATAAAATGTCCATGGATTTCCGGGGAGATCCGTCATCGGCGCTCCTGGAGGTACTGGATCCCGAGCAGAATTTTGCCTTCATAGACCATTACATGGAGGTCACCTATGACCTCACAGACGTAATGTTCATTACCACGGCCAATGCTCAGCACAAGATTCCGGCGCCGCTTCAGGATAGGATGGAAATAATTGAGATATCGAGTTATACGGAGCCCGAGAAGCTTCGCATAGCAATGGAATTTCTCCTCAAAAAGCAGATAGAGGAAAACGGTATCAGGCAGGAAAACCTGGAATTCGGCGAAGAATCAATACTGTATACCATCCGTCATTATACACGTGAAGCCGGTGTAAGAAGCCTGGAGCGCGTTATTGCCAAGATATGCCGAAAGGTAGCCCGAGAGGTGGTTGCAAACGACATCAACTTTAAAAAAGTCATAACGCAGCAGGTGCTTCAGGAATACCTTGGTCCCATCAAGTTCAAGTACATGGTAAAGGAACTGAAAAATGAGGTCGGCCTGGCAAATGGTCTGGCATGGACTGAAGTCGGCGGGGATATTCTCAACATTGAAGCGTCACTGGTGAGGGGGAAAGGGAAGCTTACCCTGACGGGGAAACTGGGAGAAGTCATGCAGGAATCGGCACAGGCCGCATTCACCTATGTCCGTTCAAATCACCAGTTTTTTAATGTCGAGGATGAAGTGCTCCAGGAGCATGATGTCCATCTCCATGTTCCCGAGGGGGCCATTCCCAAAGATGGTCCGTCGGCCGGAATTACCATGGGCGTCGTCCTGTCGTCCCTGTTGAGCAACATACCCATCCGATGTGATGTGGCCATGACGGGCGAGATAACGCTCCGGGGAAAAGTGCTTCCCATCGGCGGACTGAAAGAGAAAATTCTGGCAGCTCACCGTGGGCATATTAAACATGTCATTATCCCCAAGGATAATGAAAAGGACCTGGAAAAGATTCCGGTATACGTGAGGGAACAGATGATTTTTCACCCCGTCAGCACCATGGAGGAGGTACTGTTCCTCGCCCTGGAAAAACCGGAAAAATTCTTCAAAGATGTGGAAAAGACAAAGCGTCTGTATAAGCAGTGGAAAGATACGCTGGGTGACTGGATCGTTGACGTGAGCAGCATCGCTTTCGATGAAAGCACGATACAGATGTGA
- the ptsP gene encoding phosphoenolpyruvate--protein phosphotransferase, whose amino-acid sequence MYKSKKIQKNNIMSITITSGKVASPGIRMGKAYVIHGHKVFIPKYMLRDDEIDRELKRYENALEKTKHDISQIQQQIAQSLSNEMSDIFTSHLMVLEDPKIDERAREIIKKEKKNAEWVINDIILELIQSLDSIEDEYIRERIIDISDINKRLISNLQKNQSTSLSDIHEEVIVFAPDLTPSETALMNKEYILAFVTNKGGRTSHTAIMARAMEIPAIVGTLNATSLVKTGDTVIVDAIHGSIIVNPTKKEVEQFTRSQRDFRKMEQELAKLTNLAAQTLDKEDIFIYGNIEIPEEMKIILDHGAQGIGLFRSEFLFLDKSLPDEERQFIEYRKVVEFFNPLPVTIRTLDVGGDKIYAYTQPHKERNPFLGCRAIRFSLEHENLFRIQLRAILRASHYGNVKMMFPMISTVEEFHRAESLTREIMQDLREEGIPFDENIPVGIMVEVPSAVINADVLAEYVDFFSVGTNDLVQYILAVDRISEKIAYLYNPLNLAVLRFLKQIVNVANAKNIPLSICGEMAGEPQYTMVLLGLGFRHFSMSPTYMFQVKRIIRSVSIKECEDMVNRLFDIRETAEIEDEVRERFRDKFKENLL is encoded by the coding sequence ATGTATAAAAGCAAAAAAATCCAGAAAAATAACATAATGTCAATAACAATCACCAGCGGTAAAGTAGCTTCACCGGGAATCAGAATGGGTAAGGCCTATGTCATACACGGGCACAAGGTTTTTATTCCCAAATATATGCTACGCGATGATGAAATAGACAGGGAACTGAAGCGATATGAAAATGCCCTGGAAAAAACCAAGCATGATATTTCCCAGATTCAGCAGCAGATAGCCCAGAGCCTTTCCAATGAAATGTCCGATATTTTCACCAGCCACCTCATGGTTCTCGAGGACCCCAAGATCGATGAAAGAGCCAGGGAGATAATCAAAAAAGAAAAGAAAAACGCCGAGTGGGTCATCAATGATATCATCCTCGAGTTAATCCAGAGCCTGGATTCCATAGAGGATGAATACATCCGGGAAAGAATTATTGACATCTCCGACATCAACAAACGCCTCATATCGAATCTTCAGAAAAATCAAAGCACATCCCTTTCTGACATTCATGAAGAAGTCATCGTATTTGCACCGGACCTGACCCCATCGGAAACGGCCTTAATGAACAAGGAATACATACTTGCCTTTGTCACTAACAAGGGAGGAAGAACCTCTCATACGGCAATCATGGCCCGGGCCATGGAAATCCCCGCCATCGTGGGAACCCTCAATGCCACATCGCTGGTTAAAACAGGGGACACGGTTATCGTCGACGCCATACACGGCAGTATCATCGTCAATCCCACAAAAAAAGAGGTAGAACAATTCACCCGGTCCCAGCGGGATTTCCGGAAAATGGAACAGGAGCTGGCAAAGCTTACAAACCTTGCTGCTCAGACCCTGGACAAGGAAGATATTTTTATCTATGGTAATATTGAAATCCCCGAAGAGATGAAAATAATTCTCGATCACGGCGCACAGGGGATAGGACTTTTCAGATCCGAATTCCTCTTTCTCGATAAATCTCTCCCCGATGAAGAACGGCAGTTTATTGAATACCGGAAGGTTGTGGAATTTTTCAATCCCCTCCCGGTAACCATTCGGACGCTCGACGTGGGAGGAGACAAAATATATGCCTATACGCAGCCACACAAGGAACGTAACCCCTTCCTGGGATGCCGGGCGATCCGATTCAGTCTCGAACACGAAAATCTCTTCCGTATCCAGTTAAGGGCCATTCTTCGCGCCAGCCATTACGGCAATGTCAAGATGATGTTTCCCATGATTTCCACCGTTGAAGAATTTCACCGCGCCGAATCTCTCACCAGGGAAATAATGCAGGACCTCCGGGAAGAAGGCATTCCCTTCGATGAGAACATTCCCGTGGGAATCATGGTAGAAGTTCCATCGGCCGTCATCAACGCCGACGTCCTTGCCGAGTATGTCGACTTCTTCTCCGTGGGCACCAATGATCTCGTACAGTATATACTTGCCGTGGATCGCATAAGTGAAAAGATAGCATATCTGTACAACCCGCTCAATCTTGCCGTACTTCGCTTTCTGAAGCAGATAGTCAATGTGGCCAATGCGAAGAATATTCCGCTTTCCATCTGCGGTGAAATGGCCGGCGAGCCCCAGTACACCATGGTCCTCCTCGGGCTCGGGTTCAGGCACTTCTCCATGAGTCCCACCTACATGTTCCAGGTAAAACGGATAATCCGGTCAGTAAGCATCAAGGAATGTGAAGACATGGTCAACAGGCTTTTTGACATCAGGGAAACCGCTGAAATAGAGGATGAAGTAAGAGAACGCTTCAGGGATAAATTTAAAGAGAACTTACTCTAG
- a CDS encoding N-acetyl-gamma-glutamyl-phosphate reductase, whose translation MKNVTIIGATGFGGLGLIEILLRHPEFNIKQLVARKDTGIPVSDVFPHLKGYCDIIVDSPEKTDYDTDLVFFSTPDRAGMTIINDFHKRSIPVIDFSGDFRFNNTADYGIYARNKGMEDTHLAPDILKETVYGLPEKFRDEIRNATVVGNPGCFAINMILALLPAAEEGIIVSDTIICDGKTGVSGAGKNSGEANLYPQRHENVNTYREGKHQHLVEVENIINLNGKSEKKILFVPQIVPLNRGILVTIYADIREGYTTDKVQKLYRDYYHNEPFILITDRSPNTADVRGSNRCEIRTMVDKRTGKLLITAVIDNLIKGQSGNAVQNANLIMGFEETLGINNPAFYP comes from the coding sequence ATGAAGAATGTCACAATAATCGGCGCAACAGGGTTCGGCGGACTGGGCCTCATCGAGATACTGCTGAGACATCCGGAATTCAATATCAAACAACTCGTAGCCCGAAAGGATACGGGCATCCCCGTCAGCGACGTCTTCCCTCATCTCAAGGGATACTGTGACATCATAGTCGATTCACCGGAAAAAACCGATTACGATACAGACCTGGTTTTTTTCTCCACCCCGGACCGGGCAGGCATGACTATTATAAACGACTTCCATAAAAGAAGCATTCCGGTTATCGATTTCAGCGGCGACTTCAGGTTCAACAATACCGCCGACTATGGCATTTATGCGCGAAACAAGGGGATGGAGGACACGCACCTGGCCCCGGATATATTGAAGGAAACGGTCTACGGGCTTCCCGAAAAATTCCGTGACGAAATACGAAACGCCACGGTAGTGGGTAATCCCGGGTGTTTCGCCATTAACATGATACTGGCCCTTCTGCCCGCTGCAGAAGAAGGCATTATTGTGTCAGACACCATCATCTGTGACGGTAAGACCGGCGTTTCCGGAGCCGGGAAAAATTCGGGCGAGGCCAATCTGTATCCCCAGAGACATGAAAATGTCAACACATACCGGGAGGGGAAACACCAGCATCTGGTAGAGGTGGAAAACATCATAAACCTCAACGGGAAATCGGAAAAAAAGATACTCTTTGTTCCTCAGATTGTTCCCCTGAACCGGGGCATCCTGGTGACCATATATGCAGACATACGGGAAGGCTATACTACTGATAAAGTCCAGAAACTCTATCGGGATTATTATCACAATGAGCCCTTTATTCTTATTACGGACCGTTCTCCCAATACGGCTGATGTTCGGGGTTCTAACAGGTGCGAAATCAGGACCATGGTTGACAAAAGAACGGGAAAACTTTTGATCACAGCGGTAATTGACAACCTTATTAAAGGACAATCGGGAAATGCCGTTCAAAATGCCAATTTGATAATGGGATTTGAAGAAACGCTGGGCATCAATAACCCGGCCTTTTATCCTTAA
- a CDS encoding chalcone isomerase, which translates to MKKPAIIFLISILTATAIYARPIGGINMPDTLKAEKETLVLNGAGIRNKFFVDVYVSGLYLKAKNSNAQAILNADEAMAVRLHITSSIINGERMAKATNEGFVKSTNGNTAPLRTRIDQFIAVFNSGIKVNDVYDIIYIPGEGIKVYKNGAYKSTTKGLDMKKALFGIWIGAKPPQADMKKAMLGL; encoded by the coding sequence ATGAAAAAACCGGCCATTATTTTTCTTATTTCCATTCTCACCGCTACCGCCATCTACGCAAGACCCATTGGCGGCATCAATATGCCGGACACATTGAAGGCTGAAAAGGAAACACTGGTGCTCAACGGTGCCGGAATAAGGAATAAATTCTTTGTCGATGTCTATGTAAGCGGCCTCTATCTCAAAGCCAAAAACAGCAACGCCCAGGCCATTCTCAATGCCGATGAGGCGATGGCAGTCAGGCTTCACATAACGTCGAGCATCATAAACGGGGAGCGAATGGCAAAAGCGACCAATGAGGGATTCGTAAAATCAACGAACGGCAATACGGCCCCGCTGCGCACGCGTATCGATCAATTCATCGCTGTGTTCAATAGCGGTATTAAAGTAAATGATGTATATGACATCATATATATACCCGGTGAGGGAATCAAGGTTTATAAAAACGGTGCATACAAAAGCACGACGAAGGGCCTGGACATGAAAAAAGCTCTTTTCGGCATCTGGATAGGTGCGAAACCTCCCCAGGCAGACATGAAAAAAGCCATGCTGGGCTTATAA
- a CDS encoding ATP--guanido phosphotransferase: MTVLEEKKLLPRGFWTGAGPYNDIVLSSRVRFARNIRSVPFPNRFDESEAQIVKALGEKFIRDSLFQQSVLMDLSGMDKHRKRLLRERNIITMEMELAENSAVIINEKDDFSIMLNEEDHIRIQVIRPGLQIREAYEMADRIDDELNRFVPYAHSPEYGYLTACPSNLGTGMKVSVLLHLPVLTMKKNLSLLTGQLQNPGVVIAGTAGEGIRTYGAIYQLSNRVSLGISEVDIIEIMDGVISRIIDLEDSARDEYVSQSRLELEDRIWRSFGILQYSKRISYAEAIEHLSNVRLGIILAIVKNVDIVQINSLMVTIQWAHLQEMFKRTFNSTLESDEARSNYLRMNFSAMECGNV, from the coding sequence ATAACAGTGCTGGAAGAAAAAAAACTGCTGCCGCGGGGATTCTGGACCGGAGCGGGTCCCTATAATGACATTGTCCTGTCAAGCAGGGTGCGCTTTGCCAGGAATATCCGTTCCGTACCATTCCCCAATCGTTTTGACGAGAGTGAAGCCCAGATCGTAAAGGCCCTGGGGGAAAAATTTATCAGGGATTCTTTATTTCAGCAGTCCGTTCTCATGGATCTTTCGGGCATGGACAAGCACAGGAAAAGACTCCTGCGGGAGAGAAATATCATAACGATGGAAATGGAGCTTGCCGAAAACAGCGCCGTCATCATAAATGAAAAAGACGACTTTTCCATAATGCTCAACGAGGAAGACCACATTAGGATACAGGTCATACGTCCCGGCCTGCAGATACGGGAAGCCTATGAGATGGCAGACCGGATTGACGATGAACTCAACAGGTTTGTGCCCTATGCCCATTCTCCCGAATATGGATACCTGACGGCATGCCCGTCCAACCTGGGAACGGGCATGAAGGTATCGGTACTGCTCCATCTGCCTGTTCTTACCATGAAAAAGAATCTTTCCCTGCTCACGGGACAGCTTCAGAATCCCGGAGTCGTGATAGCCGGGACAGCCGGGGAAGGCATAAGGACCTATGGCGCCATATACCAGCTTTCCAACAGGGTATCACTGGGAATCTCCGAGGTGGATATTATCGAGATAATGGACGGCGTTATCAGCCGCATAATCGATCTCGAGGATTCGGCTCGCGATGAATATGTTTCACAGTCGCGTCTTGAGCTGGAGGACCGCATCTGGCGTTCCTTCGGGATATTACAATACTCGAAGCGTATCAGCTATGCCGAGGCCATAGAGCATCTCTCCAATGTGCGGCTGGGAATAATCCTGGCCATCGTGAAGAATGTCGATATAGTGCAGATCAACAGCCTGATGGTTACCATCCAGTGGGCCCATCTTCAGGAAATGTTCAAAAGAACTTTCAACAGCACGCTGGAGAGCGATGAAGCAAGAAGCAATTATCTGCGAATGAATTTTTCAGCCATGGAGTGCGGTAATGTTTGA